The Streptomyces halobius genomic interval CTGACCAGCAGCGAACGCGAGGAACTTGCCGCGCTACGGCGGGAGAACCGCCGCTTGCGCGAGGACGTCGACATCCTCAAGCGTGCCACGGCTTTCTTCGCGTCAATGCCAAAGTGAGGGACGTCGGCGTGCTGGTGGTGCGAGAGTGGCAGGACCGGCGGGGTTGGCTCGCTTCTTTGCTGCCCCGTTTTTCGGTGGCTTGTCCTTGATGTGCCGCCCCGCCGGCCCGGTGTCCCTGCGGGTGGCTTGATAGGAGCGTGTCCCGCGAGCTCGATTGAGGCGTGCCCCCGCGGTGGACCGGCCAAGTTCCTCACTCGTCCCGGTGCTGCGGAGGCATGTGCATGAAGGTTGTGGGTGTCGACGGTCACAAGAAGACCCACACGAGGTCGCGCGGCACCTACGGAGCCCCGCGCGTGCACGCCGTGCTCAACCGGGAGGGCTCCGGGTGCGGTCGCCGCCGCGTCGCCAGGCTGATGCGGGCGGCCGGGCTCCAGGGCCGGCACCGCCGCCGAAGGCACCTGACGACGATCCCCGATCCCAGGGCCGCTACCCGGCCGGACCTCATCGTCCGGGACTTCCAGCCCGACCCCACCGAGCTGGATGCCCGCTGGTGCGGCGACATCACCTACATCCCGACTGAGGAGGGCTGGCTCTACCTGGCCACTGTCATCGACATCGCCTCCCGCCGCGTGGTCGGCTGGGCGACGGCCGACCATCTGCGGGCCGATCTGGTCGCCAATGCCCTCAGAGCTCGTAACAGGATCTTGCTGAGGTGTCCTGGTCGGGCGTGACCGATGTGATGATCCGGCCGTTCGCGTCGTGTGACGACTCGGCCGTGGATCGTGGACGACGACTTGTGGGCGCGGATCGAACCGCTGCTCCCGCCCTGGCCGGCGCGGTCACCGGGGCCGAAGCCGGTGGACGACCGACTGTGCCTGCAAGGCATCTTGTACGTCCTGCACCAGGACATCGCCTGGCAACTCCTGCCCCTGGAGCTGGGGTTCGGCTCCGGACAGACGTGCTGGCGGCGCCTGGACCGCTGGCAGAAGGCCGGAGTCTTCGAGCAACTGCACCGCCTCCTGCTCGCCGAACTGAACGCGGCCGGCGAACTCGACTGGAGTCGCGCGTGCGTGGACGGCTCCCACGTTCGCGCGAAAAAAGGGGAGTCGCGACCGGTCCGTCGCCTGTCGACCGGCGGAAAACGGGCAGCAAACACCACCTGATCTGCGACGGCAAGGGCACCCCGCTGCGCGTCATCACGACCGCCGCCAACGTCAACGACATCACCCAGACTCTCCACCTCATCGATGGCATCCCGCCCGTCGCCGGACGGCCCGGCCGGCCTCGACGCCGCCCCGAGTCCGTCCTGGGCGACAAGGCGTACGACTCCCGAGCCGTCCGCCGTGAACTGCGCAAACGCCGGATCATGCCGATGATCTCCTGTAAGGGCGCCCCGAACATCAAGGGCCTGGGCAAGCTCCGCTACGTCGTCGAGCAGACCTTCGCCCTGCTCCACCAGTTCAAACGCCTCGCTGTCCGATGGGAACGGCGCCTCGAACTCCACGACGCCTTCCTCTCGTTGGCCTGCAGCCTCATCTGCTGGAGACGGCTCAACAAGGCCGGATCATGATCGCGTTACGAGCTCTTGGTGCGTCGTTCCAGGTAGGCGCGGGTACGTCCGTCCCAGCGTATGTGCGTCATGACGATGCGGTAGAGGGCGGCGTTGGCCTGCCGGTTGCCGCCGCGGTTGAAGGGGCGGCGCTGGGTCTTTCCGAAGAATTGTTCGACAGGGCTCGCCACGCAGCGCGGCGAAGGTTGCCTCGCTGGTGATCCGGTCGGGGTTGTCGCCCGCGGCGATGAGGAGGGCCGCGGCGCTGTCGGGCCCGATGCCGAGGAGTACGGCCTTGAGCTGGTTCGTCGCCTGGGTGCGGGCCTTGACCGCCGGTTCCTTGGCCAGTCTCCGAGTGCCTCTATTTACGGGATGGTTCGTTCGTATTTGGCGTTAGCGCCGAATCCCACGTCCATCCTCAACGGCCACGTCCACGGAGGCGGCCCCACGCTGACAAGGGCTACGACTACGACCACCTGCGCAGGTGGCTCCGCAAGCGTGGCATCCGCCCTCGCCTCGCCCGGAAGGGCATCGAGTCCTCCACGCGGCTGGGCCGACATCGTTGGGTGGTTGAGCGAACCGTGCCCTACGGCGGCTGGCCGACGTAATCACATGCATCGAGGTTCGCGCCCTCGCGCGGCGGGACGCGGCCCTCAACATCACCAGCACCAAAAGAAACGGCGTCGAAATACATGTCCGACTACCCCGAGAACGGTTCGACTCGCTGGCCCATGCCCGCGAGTGGTTCGCCACGTTCATCGCGTACTACAACCACGAGCACCGGCATTCGGGCATCGCCTGGCACACACCGGCCAGCGTGCACTTCGGCACCGCCGAGGAGGTCCGCGACCAGCGGACCGTCACCCTCGCCGAGGCATACGCCCGCCACTCCGAACGCTTCGGCCGCCACCCCCGACCACCCCGGATACCCCAGCAGGCATGGATCAACGACCCGGCCAAGTGCAGGGAACCCGCACCACAAATCTCATAGCGTCACGACTGTCTCACTGGACTTGAAATCTTCCGCCCTGCTGTTCTGCCTGCCGCAGTCCCACCCCGTCTCTCTGGAGACCTTCAACTACGCGCCCGTCGCCCTGCTCGTGGTGCTCGCGCTGGCCACCGTCTGGTGGGCGGTGGCCGGCCGGCGCTCGTACGAGATCCCGGCGCACCGCGGCGGCGACCGCGAACTGGCCAAGCTGGAACAGGAGATCGTCTGATGACGGCGGCATCCGGTCCGCTCGGCCTCGACGAGCTGCGGGCCGAGGTCGCGGCGGCCGTATCGACACCGTGCGCGCGGCGGTCACCGACGCGCAGGGCCGCCTCAAGGGCAAGCTCTACGACGCCGGTCACTTCCTCGACCGGATCGCGGGCGGCGGCGCCGAGATGTGCGCCTACGTCCTGGCGACCGATGTCGAGATGCGCCCGCTGGACGGCTTCGGGCTCAGCTCCTGGTCGACCGGCTACCAGGACCTGTGCGTCCGGCCGGATCTGGGCACGCTGCGGCGGCTGCCCTGGCTGCCCGGCACCGCGTTGGTGCACGCCGACGCGGTGGACCACGCGGGCCGCCCGGTCGAGATGGCGCCCCGGCAGCTGCTGCGCCGCGCCCTGGACCGGCTGGCCGGGCTGGGGCTGGCCGTCAAGGCGGGACTGGAGACCGAGTTCGTGGTCTACCAGGGCAGTTACGAGGAGGCCGCCGCTGCCGGTCACCAGGGCCTGCGCCCCCTCACCCAGGAGAACCTCGACTACGCGCTGGACCACCAGCCGGCCCAGGACGCCTATATGCGGGATCTGGCCAGAGCGCTGGCCGGTGCGGGTCTGCCGGTGGAGGCCGTCAAGACCGAGTCCGCGCCCGGCCAGGTGGAGGTCACCTTCCCGTACGGTGACGCGCTGGCGGCCTGCGACGGGCATCTGCTCTTCAAGCACGCGGCACGCACCGTCGGTGCCCGCGCCGGACTGGCCCCGACCTTCATGGCCGCCCCCGAGACCGGCCTGGCCAACGGCCTGCACCTGCATATCTCGCTGTGGCGGGACGACCGCCCGGTGCTGGCGGACCCAGAAGTCGGGCCCGGAGCGGTTTCCGAAACGGGTCCCGGAGCCGACGCCGAAACCAGCCCGGGAAGGGAAGCCGAAGCCGGTCCCGACGCCGGTCCCGCAGGCGTCGTCCCCGGTCATGGCCCCGCGTGGCCCTCCCCGCTCGCCCGCCACGCGATCGCCGGACTGCGCACCGGCCTTCCGGAGCTCGCCCCGCTCTACGCCCCGACCCCCAACTCCTACAAGCGGTTCCAGCCCGACTCCTTCGCGCCGACCGGTCTCACCTGGGGCATCGACAACCGCACCTGCGCCGTACGGGTCGTCGGCCACGGCGACGGGCTGCATCTGGAGGTCCGGGTGCCGGGCGCCGACGCCAACCCGTACCTGGCCCTGGCCGCCGCGCTGGCCGCCGCCACCGACGGCATCCGGGCCGGACTGGAGCCCCCCGCCCCGCACACCGGCAACGCCTACCGGGCCCAGGATACGCCCCGGCTCCCCGCCACCCTGGACGAGGCGCTCGTCGCCTTCGGCCACAGCGCGGCGGCGCAGCAGGCGTTCGGTCCCGAGGTGGTGGAGCACTACACCCACCTCGGACGGATCGAGCGGGACGTCCAGCGGCGCACGGTCACCGACGCCGAGCGGCGGCGATGGTTCTCCCGGGCGTGAGGGGGCCCTGACGGTCCGCCGGCTCCGGAGGTGGAGGTCCGGCGCCCCGGGCCGGTCCTCCGTACCCCGCGACAAGGCGTCGCTGCTTCTCGGCTGACCCGTCGCCGCCGCTCAGCCCAGCAGATCCAGTACCGGCCGCAGCCCGTCCGGCCGCCGGTCCACCGGCAGATGCTCCACGGGCATATAGGCGCAGCCCAGCGCCGTGGCACCGCCGTCCGCCGTCCGGTCGTCGCCCACCATCAGGACCTCGGACGGGGCGAGCCCCAACCCCTCGCAGGCCAGGGCGAAAAGCTCCGGGTCCGGCTTCTGAACGCCGTGTTCGTAGGACAGCACACAGCTGTCCACATAGCGGTCCAGGCCGTGGGCACGCAGCACCGGCCGCAGATCCCAGCCGATGTTGCTGAGCACACCGATACGGATACCGCGCCGGTGCAGTTCCGCCAGGACATCGGCGGTGTCCGGGTACGGGTGCCAGGCCGCCGCCGTCATATGGCGTTCGTAGAGGGCGTCGTACAACTCGGGCCGGGGGAGCGGGACTTGCCGGGACAGCGCGGTGTAGACCTCCCGGTGGCATGCCGCGTCGCGGTCGCGGATCTCCCACAGACCGGCCAGCTCGGCGGGGATCTCGACGGGCCGGGACCCGCCGGGCAGCGCTCCGGCCCGCTCCAGTTCGCCCGCCCGGCGGACGATCTCGGCCTCGTCCATGGCGGTGCCGGTCGCGGCAAGGACGGCCCGCAGCCAGGTCTCGGCCGGCTCGATACGCAGCAGCGTCCCGGAGAAGTCGAAGAGCACACCCTTGATCGTGGTCATGCGATCATCGTGACGCGAGTGGGGCGCCCCTGTCTCGTACTCGGCGTGCGGCCGTCCGTCCCGTCAGCGGTGGCCGCCCGGGTGCTGCGGGCCCGAAGCCGCCACCCGTCGCCCATACGCCGTGTACCCGTACGCCGCCCCCGCGACCACCGCGCCGCCCAGCAACCAGCCGCCGACGACATCCGACGGCCAGTGGACGCCCAGGAATACCCGGGTGAAGCCGACCCCGGCGGCCGAGACCGCGACCATCGTGCCGGCCGTCCACCGCCACCACGGCCTTGCGCCGTGCAGCCTCAGCAGCCACAGCGCCAGCGCGCCCGCGACCAGCACCGACATCGCGTGTCCCGAGGGGAAGGCCGCATAGCGCGCGGTGTCCACGGGATCCGGCCACACGGGACGGCCCCGGCCGACCACCGCCTTCAGCCCCTGCTGCAGCGCCGTACCGGCGAGCGCGGTGGCCGCCACCCAGATCCCGAGCAGCCGTTCACCACGCCGTACGAGCCACCACACCGCCCCCGCGAGCAGCGCGCGCATCGTCCACGGGTCCCACACCCAGTCACTGAGTACCCGGTTGCCCCGCGTCCATCGGGGCGCGGCGACGGCCGCCCGGTGCAGCCCACCGCTGACCGCCGCGTCCAGGGACATCAGCGGACTCCAGCGGGCGACGACGAGGACGAGGAGAAGCAAGGCGAGAGCGCTGGTCAGGGCAGCGATTTGGCGATGGCCGAGCCGCGCCGGAGCCACCGCCGTCGCCCTACGCGAGCGCGCTCAGCCCCGGCACGAACGTCACCAGCAGTGGCACCGCCGGGAGCAGCGCCGCATAGGCCGTCATCCGCAGTCGGCGGGCCGGGGTGAAGCGGGGTGCGGGTGCCAGCAGGCGGTTCACGCGCCGGGGGACCTCGGCGAGTTGGGTGGGGCAGGGGCCGAACACCCCACGGTCCTCGTTGAGCTCGACGAGCGCGAGGGCGATCGTCAGCCGGCCGAAGCGGCGTGAGGCCACATCGTCGGCGGCGAGTTCGACCAGCCGGTGCACCTGGTCGCGGAAGGCGGCGAAGACCGGGATCTGCGGGAAGCCGACGGCCAGCGCCGAGGCGCAGTGGAGCAGCAGGTCGTGCCGGGCGCGGGCGTGCCCCTGCTCATGGGCGATCAGCGCATCGAGCTGACGGCCTTTGAGCCTCCGCAAGGCCGCAGTGGTGACGACCAGTTGGGGCGAACCGCTGTGCAGCCGCCACGCCCGGGGGCGGTCGTCCTCCAGGAGGACCAGTCGTTCCTTCGAGGGCTCCTCACCGGGAAGTGCCGGGGAACGCCGCAGGAGGTCGGCCCGGCGCTGACGTCGCCGGGCACGGGCGGCCCGCACCTCACGGGTCAGTACGACGGCCGTCCAGGCACCGCCGCCCGCCAGCAGGAGGGCCAGCACCCCTGCCCACGGCCCGTACTCCTGGAGCGCGTAGGCGTCGACGACGACCGGCGGGGCGAACCTGAACACCGGACTGCGGACGGCCTCCCAGGCGGCGGCCGCGCTCAGCGACATCGCGAGAACACAGCACAACAGCACACCGGCGACCACGCACTGCCACACCCAGAGAGCGAGAACCGGCTCGCGATCGGGCCAGTCGGCACGGGCCATCAGTCGCGGCGCCATGGCCGCGGCCAACACGCCGAGAATCATCAGCGCGACGGGGACCATCATGCCGCCAGCCTATGAGCGCCCGGCTACCACTGGGTACGGCCACGCACGCGAAGTGATGTACGACACCCTCATGCGAGGCGTGAACCGCTCAAGCGGGCGAGGGCCCCGGGGCGGCGCCCGCACCGGCTCAGAGCACCAGCAGCATCGCGAACATCCCGATGCCCATCGCCAGCCGGCTCGCGCGCAGCACTTCCGGCCGTCGCGCGGTGCCGCTCCCGCTGGGTGCCACGGCTGTCGCCGACAGCGCACCCGTCGCCCTTGTCACCGTCGTGCTGGTCGTCGCGGTCGTCGCCGACGAGTCCGCCGATGCCAGCCGGATGCCGGTGGCGATGATGAACAGGCTGTAGTAGCCGAGCAGCAGGCCGGTCAGCAGGGGCACCCCGCCGGGCGCGGTGCCCCCGGCGTGTGCGGCGTGACCGGCGGGGCCCGCGGCCGGAGTGCCGGTCATCGTCAGTGCCATATAGACCATCGCCGCCGACCCCACCACAAGGTGCAGATGGCGGTAGGCCAGGGCCCACAGACTGGCCACCCCGAAGACCGCGACGTACAGCCAGGGCGACCACGACGGCGGGGCCACGACGGTCGCGGGCACCGCCATCACCGCCATGCCCAGCCCCATCAGCCCCTCCCCGCGCGCCTCCACCCGCTGCCCGGCGGTGCCGGGGCGGGCCCGTGCCAGGTAGTACCCGCCCGTCGCCGCAGACAACAGCATCAGCAGCCAGCCGACCCACGGCGGTCCGTGCACGGAGCACCCCCACGCGCTCACCGTACGGCCGCGGCAGGCCACAGCCGTACGGGACCCAGATCCCGTACGACGGCAGATTGCCCCGCGCATGCCGGGCACACGGGAGCGCACGGGCGCAACGGGGGAGCGCACACGGAGAAGCGCGGAGGGCCGGTGAGCGTGCGGGCGTCCGTCAGGGCCGGTAGCGCAGGGGATGGTCGGCGGGGACCTCGGTCACGGCGATCCGGTGACCGTCCGGGTCGGCGATCCACATTTCGATCAGCCCCCAGGGCTCCCGCACCGGCGGCCGCAGTACTTCCACACCCCGGGCCAGCAGTTCCTCGTGCGCCGCCGCCGCGTCCGCCACCTGGAGCCACAACTGGAGCGTGCGGCCCGAGGGCTCCGTGGAGCGCCCGGAGACTTCCAGGAAGCCACCGCCCAGGAAGTAGACCGTGCCGCGCTCGGGCCCCGTACCGAATTCCCGGTAGATCTCCAGTCCCAGCGCTTCGCCGTAGAAGGCACGCGACCGCTCCGGATCGGTCGGCCGCACCAGGACCCTGCTGCTCAGTACCTGCACCATGCGACGGACCCTATGTCGCCGTCCCGCACGGGCGGCGGTGCCGGGTGGGATCGCGCGCCGTGTCGCCCAAGGGGCGGAGCGCGGGGCGCAGTCCACGGAGCGAAAGGCCCTGACATGAAGGCCACACCACTTGTTAGCCTCCGTTCCGGCCCCATACCCGCCATAACGGCATCCCGTCACAACGGAATCCCGGTCTTCACGACATCCCAGCCATCACAACACCCGCTGTGACGGCCTGGGCTATTCCGTCATGACGCCATGGGGCCTGCGTCGTGCTTCCCCTTCCCTTCTTCCCATTGCCTTTCACTTCCACCGCCGAGAGGACCCCACGCACCATGCCCACCAGCGAGCTGACCTTCCGCACCGCCACCGTCGCCGACATACCCGGGCTCGTCGAGCTCGTCGAGTCGGCGTACCGCGGGGACAGCAGCCGGGCCGGCTGGACGACGGAGGCGGATCTGCTGGAGGGGCAGCGCACCGACCCGGACGGTGTGGCAGCCGTGGTGCGCAACGAGGCGGGCCGGCTGCTGATAGCCGAGCGCGACGGCGAGCTGATCGCCTGCTGCCAGCTCGAACACCGCGGTGACCACGCCTACTTCGGGATGTTCGCGGTCCGCCCGACGCTCCAGGGCGGCGGCCTCGGCAAGACGATCATCGCCGAGGCGGAGCGCACCGCGCTGGCCGCCTGGGGCACGCGCGAGATGCGGATGACCGTCATCCGGCAACGCGAGGAACTGATCGCCTGGTACGAACGCCGCGGCTACCGGCGTACCGGGGAGCTCAGCCCGTTCCCGTACGGGGACGAGCGATTCGGCATCCCGCAGCGCGCTGACCTGGAGTTCGAACTGCTGGTGAAGCCGCTCGGGTAGGGCGGGCCCTCGCCCGCTCGGGCAGGCCGAGCCCTCGCTCACCTCACGCCGTAAAGCGCACCGCCCGCCGGATCTCCGGCAGATCGGTCACCACTCCGTCCAGGCCGAGGCCGCGCACCAGCCGGAGGTGATCGTGGGTGTTGACCGTCCAGCCCAGCACCTTGAGATGTGCGGCGTGCGCGCGCTCGACCAGTTCGAGGGTGAGCCTGCGGATGTTCAGCGAGACCATGGTCGCGCCCACGGCCTGGGCGCGGTCGACGATGTCGGCGCCATAGCGGTCGCCGACCAGGGCGGTGCGCACACCGGGCAGCAGGGTGCGGATCGCGGCCAGCGCCTCGTCGTGGAAGGAGATCACATCGACCCGGCCGGTCAGATCGCGTGCCCGCATCACCGCCGCCAGTGTCTGCGCGGCCGCCACGTCCTTGATCTCCGCCTGCAGCGGCGCACGGACCGCCTCGACGACCTCCTCGAAGACGGGGATCCGCTCGCCCCGCCCGGCGTCCAGCTCGCGCAGCTCGGCGAGGGTGCGTTCGGCGATCGGGCCGACGCCGTCGGTCGTCCGGTCCACATCCGCGTCGTGCATCACCACGAGGGCGCCGTCCTTGCTCAGATGCAGATCCAGTTCGATGACGTCGAGGCCCTCGCGTTCGGCGCGCACGAAGGAGCGCAGAGTGTTCTCCGGCTCCACGCCCATGACCCCGCGGTGGCCGATGGTGAGAAGGGACAAGGCTGCCTCGTTTCTGTCGGCTCGGTGATCTGTCGATTGTCGACAAACGGCTGCACGGTGAAACGGCGCACAGCCTAACGGGCCCTTGACGCGGCGAACCGGTCGCCGCACGGGACCGCCGGTGTGTCCAGTACGGGTACCCGCCACATTCGCGGATCAGGCCGGATCACCCGTGTGTGGGCGCGTCCGGCTCCGCGCTGACGATGTGCGCTCTCCGCTCCGGGGCCGTATCTCTTGCCTCCATACCTGTCTCCTGCCTCTCCCTATACCTGTTCCTTGCCTCTCAAGACCTGACGGGCCGTCAACGGGGCATCCGGCTGACTTGTATAGCTTGTATAGGGAGTTCGACGGCAGGCGGCCCCGGAATGAAGCCCTCGCACCTGCCCGCCGTTCCTTCCGCGGCTGCGGCCCCGCCGGGTGGACGGGATTCGACCGGATCGGGGCCGTTGAACGCCGCTCCCCGACGTGGTAAGGCGCACGGGGCCTCCGCGCCGCCTTCGGCGCACGTGATCACACGGGCCGTGACCGCTCCGCATCACCACGGGTCGTGACCGCCCTGGGACTGTGGCGTGGCACACGCCACACGAATGCAGTACGCGCCGACGCCGGTGACCCAGGGTCCCCGTCCCCGGATGGTCCATAGCTCTCTCCCGCGGCCGCGGTTCTGCAGGAAGCGCGAGAAGTGTTGGCGGCAGTGATAGGAAATGGCGCCTGCCCGTCCAGCGACAGGAAAAACACGCGTGACAATGGGGTGTGGGCAAAACAATTTTCACCGACCCCCCTTGAGTGGGCGATCCTCGGGTGGTTACCGTGGTCTCACAACACGATCTACCGCCGGAGGGCAGTCATGACGGAAATTCTTTCGCCTGTGGGTGTCCCAGGAGGCACCACGACCGCGGAACGTGTGGTCGAGCATCCGGCGTGGCCCGTGCTCAAGGACGCCGTCGAGACCATCCGTCCGTGGCAGTCCAAGGACGGATCGATCGACCTGGCTGCGGAGGGCGCGCCGCGTGCCGATGCCGTACGCCGTGAGGTCGAGCGGATGATAACGGCCGTCGCGGAGCTCGCCCCGCTGCTCCCGCACGACGCCGCCTACCACGAGGCGCTCGCCGCCGACCTGCGCCGCTGGGCCGACGACGGCTTCGGCGTACCGGACTTCCTCGACTCGCTGCTCGCCTTCCAGCCCGCCCAGCAGCGCGCCGACGGTCTCCAGCACCTCGTCCTGTTCCCCATGTACACCCAGAACGGCAACCCGGACCGCAACTTCGAGGCCGTCGTCCTGCGCATGGTCTGGCCGGACTGGCTCGCCGAACTGGAGCGGACGCGCTACGACAACCCGCTCTTCTGCGGCATCGCCTTCGAGGACTTCACGGCGGGCTACGACACCAACTCCGCGGTGCTGTTCCCGGAGACCATCGCGGTACGCGAGGCCCCCGAACGGTTCACCTGGGGCGGCATCTTCTGCGACCGCGAGGCCGCCCGCTTCCGCCGGGTCAGCGAGGCCGCCGTCAAGACGCTCGGCCTCGACATCCCGTCGGACATCCGCGAGATGCTCGCCGACCAGGACCGTTGCCAGCAGGCGTTCGTCCTGTGGGACATGGTGCACGACCGCACTCACAGCCACGGCGACCTGCCGTTCGACCCGTTCATGATCAAGCAGCGCCAGCCGTTCTGGATGTACGGACTGGAGGAGCTGCGCTGTGACCTCACCGCCTTCAAGGAGGCGGTCAAGCTGGAGGCGGAGGGCTACCCCCAGGCCCGTGACGTCCAGTTCGCGGTGATCTTCGACCGGATGTTCCGGTTCCCCGTCACCGGCGACCGGGTGCGCAATTATGACGGCCTCGGCGGACAGCTGCTCTTCGCGTACCTGCACAAGCACGACGTCGTACGCTGGACGGACAACACTCTGCACATCGACTGGGAGCGTGCGCCCAAGGTCACCAACCAGCTGTGCGGCGAGATCGAAAAGCTGTACCGCGACGGCATCGACCGGCCCAAGCTGGTCCACTGGTTCGCCGCGTACGACCTCGTCTCGACCTATCTCGCACCGCACCCGGGTTCGGTCTGGGCCAAGGGCCCCGACGCCCTCGACCTGGACCAGCCGCCGCGCAAGCTCGTGGACGACGTGCTTCCGGACGAGTTCCCCCTGAGCATGTTCTACGAGGCGCTCCGCAAGAAGCTGCGTACGGTGATCGCCTCCACCAAGGGCATCACGGCCGACAGCGACACCCTGGCGGCGGCGTGAGGACCGACGCGAGCACCACCCAGCAGACGGCCGTCCAGGAGCAGGACGAGGAGGCGACGAAGATGGTTACTTCGACGGGCGGCAAGGGGCCGCTGGAGGGCGCGGTCGTCGCGGTGGCCGGAGCGGCCGGCCCGGCCGGCCGGGCCACGCTGCTGCGGCTGGCCGAAGCGGGGGCCGTCGTGGTCGGCTCGGACGCCCATCCGGAGCGGCTCGCGGAAGCGGTGGACGCGGCCCGTTACGCCCATGGCGGCGCCACGGTCATAGGGGAGACGGTGGATCTCCTGGACCTGGACCAGGCCCGTGAGTGGGCGGCCCGCACGGAGAAGGAATTCGGCCGGATCGACGGTCTGGTGCACCTCGTGGGCGGCTGGCGCGGCTCGGCGACCTTCGGGGAG includes:
- a CDS encoding IS3 family transposase, whose product is MKVVGVDGHKKTHTRSRGTYGAPRVHAVLNREGSGCGRRRVARLMRAAGLQGRHRRRRHLTTIPDPRAATRPDLIVRDFQPDPTELDARWCGDITYIPTEEGWLYLATVIDIASRRVVGWATADHLRADLVANALRARNRILLRCPGRA
- a CDS encoding IS5 family transposase (programmed frameshift) → MVDDDLWARIEPLLPPWPARSPGPKPVDDRLCLQGILYVLHQDIAWQLLPLELGFGSGQTCWRRLDRWQKAGVFEQLHRLLLAELNAAGELDWSRACVDGSHVRAKKGESPTGPSPVDRRKTGSKHHLICDGKGTPLRVITTAANVNDITQTLHLIDGIPPVAGRPGRPRRRPESVLGDKAYDSRAVRRELRKRRIMPMISCKGAPNIKGLGKLRYVVEQTFALLHQFKRLAVRWERRLELHDAFLSLACSLICWRRLNKAGS
- a CDS encoding glutamine synthetase family protein — its product is MRAAVTDAQGRLKGKLYDAGHFLDRIAGGGAEMCAYVLATDVEMRPLDGFGLSSWSTGYQDLCVRPDLGTLRRLPWLPGTALVHADAVDHAGRPVEMAPRQLLRRALDRLAGLGLAVKAGLETEFVVYQGSYEEAAAAGHQGLRPLTQENLDYALDHQPAQDAYMRDLARALAGAGLPVEAVKTESAPGQVEVTFPYGDALAACDGHLLFKHAARTVGARAGLAPTFMAAPETGLANGLHLHISLWRDDRPVLADPEVGPGAVSETGPGADAETSPGREAEAGPDAGPAGVVPGHGPAWPSPLARHAIAGLRTGLPELAPLYAPTPNSYKRFQPDSFAPTGLTWGIDNRTCAVRVVGHGDGLHLEVRVPGADANPYLALAAALAAATDGIRAGLEPPAPHTGNAYRAQDTPRLPATLDEALVAFGHSAAAQQAFGPEVVEHYTHLGRIERDVQRRTVTDAERRRWFSRA
- a CDS encoding HAD family hydrolase, with product MTTIKGVLFDFSGTLLRIEPAETWLRAVLAATGTAMDEAEIVRRAGELERAGALPGGSRPVEIPAELAGLWEIRDRDAACHREVYTALSRQVPLPRPELYDALYERHMTAAAWHPYPDTADVLAELHRRGIRIGVLSNIGWDLRPVLRAHGLDRYVDSCVLSYEHGVQKPDPELFALACEGLGLAPSEVLMVGDDRTADGGATALGCAYMPVEHLPVDRRPDGLRPVLDLLG
- a CDS encoding phosphatase PAP2 family protein yields the protein MAPARLGHRQIAALTSALALLLLVLVVARWSPLMSLDAAVSGGLHRAAVAAPRWTRGNRVLSDWVWDPWTMRALLAGAVWWLVRRGERLLGIWVAATALAGTALQQGLKAVVGRGRPVWPDPVDTARYAAFPSGHAMSVLVAGALALWLLRLHGARPWWRWTAGTMVAVSAAGVGFTRVFLGVHWPSDVVGGWLLGGAVVAGAAYGYTAYGRRVAASGPQHPGGHR
- a CDS encoding M56 family metallopeptidase, translated to MMVPVALMILGVLAAAMAPRLMARADWPDREPVLALWVWQCVVAGVLLCCVLAMSLSAAAAWEAVRSPVFRFAPPVVVDAYALQEYGPWAGVLALLLAGGGAWTAVVLTREVRAARARRRQRRADLLRRSPALPGEEPSKERLVLLEDDRPRAWRLHSGSPQLVVTTAALRRLKGRQLDALIAHEQGHARARHDLLLHCASALAVGFPQIPVFAAFRDQVHRLVELAADDVASRRFGRLTIALALVELNEDRGVFGPCPTQLAEVPRRVNRLLAPAPRFTPARRLRMTAYAALLPAVPLLVTFVPGLSALA
- a CDS encoding DUF5134 domain-containing protein encodes the protein MHGPPWVGWLLMLLSAATGGYYLARARPGTAGQRVEARGEGLMGLGMAVMAVPATVVAPPSWSPWLYVAVFGVASLWALAYRHLHLVVGSAAMVYMALTMTGTPAAGPAGHAAHAGGTAPGGVPLLTGLLLGYYSLFIIATGIRLASADSSATTATTSTTVTRATGALSATAVAPSGSGTARRPEVLRASRLAMGIGMFAMLLVL
- a CDS encoding VOC family protein, with product MVQVLSSRVLVRPTDPERSRAFYGEALGLEIYREFGTGPERGTVYFLGGGFLEVSGRSTEPSGRTLQLWLQVADAAAAHEELLARGVEVLRPPVREPWGLIEMWIADPDGHRIAVTEVPADHPLRYRP
- a CDS encoding GNAT family N-acetyltransferase gives rise to the protein MPTSELTFRTATVADIPGLVELVESAYRGDSSRAGWTTEADLLEGQRTDPDGVAAVVRNEAGRLLIAERDGELIACCQLEHRGDHAYFGMFAVRPTLQGGGLGKTIIAEAERTALAAWGTREMRMTVIRQREELIAWYERRGYRRTGELSPFPYGDERFGIPQRADLEFELLVKPLG
- a CDS encoding glycerophosphodiester phosphodiesterase, whose protein sequence is MSLLTIGHRGVMGVEPENTLRSFVRAEREGLDVIELDLHLSKDGALVVMHDADVDRTTDGVGPIAERTLAELRELDAGRGERIPVFEEVVEAVRAPLQAEIKDVAAAQTLAAVMRARDLTGRVDVISFHDEALAAIRTLLPGVRTALVGDRYGADIVDRAQAVGATMVSLNIRRLTLELVERAHAAHLKVLGWTVNTHDHLRLVRGLGLDGVVTDLPEIRRAVRFTA
- a CDS encoding DUF6421 family protein; this translates as MTEILSPVGVPGGTTTAERVVEHPAWPVLKDAVETIRPWQSKDGSIDLAAEGAPRADAVRREVERMITAVAELAPLLPHDAAYHEALAADLRRWADDGFGVPDFLDSLLAFQPAQQRADGLQHLVLFPMYTQNGNPDRNFEAVVLRMVWPDWLAELERTRYDNPLFCGIAFEDFTAGYDTNSAVLFPETIAVREAPERFTWGGIFCDREAARFRRVSEAAVKTLGLDIPSDIREMLADQDRCQQAFVLWDMVHDRTHSHGDLPFDPFMIKQRQPFWMYGLEELRCDLTAFKEAVKLEAEGYPQARDVQFAVIFDRMFRFPVTGDRVRNYDGLGGQLLFAYLHKHDVVRWTDNTLHIDWERAPKVTNQLCGEIEKLYRDGIDRPKLVHWFAAYDLVSTYLAPHPGSVWAKGPDALDLDQPPRKLVDDVLPDEFPLSMFYEALRKKLRTVIASTKGITADSDTLAAA